The Brevibacillus humidisoli DNA segment ACTTCAACCAGGATCGAAGTACACCAGATCTTGTCTCTGTCACTGCCGATGTACCTAAGTTCTTCAATGGTACTGCTCATGGACTGGACGGACACCCTTCTGCTTGGCGTATTTACGACTCCAGAGATTGTTGGCATTTACAGTATCGTCCTCAAGTTGTCCCTGTTAACCAGTTTTTCCTTTGCCTCGATCAATACGATTTTGCTGCCCAAGTTTTCCGAGTTGTACTGGAGTGGTGACGTCACTCGTCTACAGAAGTTAGTCGGTACATCCAATCGGCTGTTGTTCTGGACTTCCGCTCCGATGCTTATTGGTTTGGCATTCTTTGCCGAGTCGTTTCTCTCTCTGTTTGGAGCGGAATTTGTTTCCGGAGGTCTCTCTCTGCTCATCTTGTGCGCAGGCCAGTTTATCAGTTCCATGACCGGCAACGTGATTGCTCTGCTCAATATGACGGGGCATCAGCGGCGGGCCAGAGATACGCTGCTGATCTCAGCTGCTGTCAACATTTTGGGCAACTGTCTGCTGATCCCGATTTGGGGGATGACAGGGGCGGCGGTTGCCACCTCCCTTAGTATGGGAGTAAGAGACCTGCTTGCGACCCGTTATGCATCACGCGTATTTGGTTTTCGGACATGGTACCTGCCGACACCTATCAGAAGGCTTGTCCCGATTACCCATTCGACAAGCGGTGAAAGGCGGTGAACAGATGTGGGAAATCAGTATCCGACATTGGCGATCGACGATGAACGTTGGTTAGCCAGACGACGACAGGTGCAAAAACCATGGGACAGGGAAGAATTCTGGTCATTTTACGTGACGCGGCGTCTTTCCATCTACGTTAGTTGGTGGCTTGCCCAACGGACGGCAGTATCGCCTAACTCCTTGACCGTAGCTGGCATTCTGAGTGGACTGACCGCGGCGGCCTTCTTTATGGCCGGTTCGGCAACATCCGTTCTGTTAGGCTGTTTTTTCTATCAGTTGGCCTATCTCTTTGATTGCTTGGACGGTGAAGTGGCTCGATTCAAGGGAAAGACAAGCAGCGGCGGTTTGTGGCTCGATATTGGACTAAACTATGCGCTATATATCAGCTTTTTTGGTATTGTCTACGGTCTCTTCCACGATGCGGCTGGTGCATATCTCCTGTACGTGTCGCTGTTCGCCATCTTTGCCGAAATTATGGCTTCGGACGGATCGATGCTTGCTTTTCCACAGTCGAACGTGACCGCTCAAAGTGTCTCATCCCGTAAAAAAAGCAAGTGGCTGGACGGCGTAATCTTCCTCTTGCTCACGGCAACCGGTTTTCAGTTCGGATTGTTTCTGTTCGGCCTGATTTGGTTTGCAGCAGGCGTCAAGTGGCCGATTCTAGTCTGGACGTTGTACCACCTGATCATCGCAGTGCTCCGCGCGCTGTATAAAATCAAGTTAAACTTGGCTTATCTCAAATAGATGCCAGCTGCAAGTGGATCTGCTGTCTTGCATGAACAATGAGGGGGGCTTTCCATGAAAGCGGTACTGATGGCTGCCGGGATGGGGACGAGGGTTAGCAAGGAGATCAAGAGCATTCCGAAATGCACCGTTCGGGTGGGAGAAAAAACGCTGATCGAACACACGATCAGCCAGCTGCGAAGAAAAGAGGTAAAGGAGATCGCGGTCGTCGTTGGCTATCAAGCCAACCGCCTGTGTGATCTGCTCAAAGGGGAAGGGCTGCATATCTATCACAATCCGTTCTTTGATATGACAAACAGTATTGCCTCCCTCTGGTTTGCTCGCGAATTTCTCCACGGCGACGACTTTTTGCTGCTTAATGCCGATCTGTACATGGAGGAGAGAGTCCTGGACGAGATTTTGGCTGACGAGGCAAGCCCTGTTCTGTTCTCCGACGGGACGCGACGAAAGGAAGCAGACTATAAGCTGTCCTACCGCGATGGAGTCCTGCAAAAGCATGGGAAAGAACTGGACGGAGATGAGGTAACCGGTGAATATCTGGGAATCGCCAAGATTTGCCGTCCGTTTCTGCCGCTCTTCAAAGAGCGGATGGAGCAGTTGATCAACCGGCAGCAGCATCATTTGTGGTGGGAGAATGTGTTGTATTCTTTCATCGGAGAACGGGATGTATATGTAGAGGAGATCCCTCCCGGTTTGTTCTGGGCAGAAGTGGATACTCTGCGCGATTACGAACGAATTCTCGAGTATGCAAACAAGTTGGCGAAAGTATGAGGAGAAGAGAACTGGAGCAGATCGAGAAGCGAGGAATCCTGGTCATATCCCTTGACTTTGAACTGTACTGGGGGATACGGGATCAATGGCCCTTACGCAGTTGTCAGGAGATGCTGATCGGCGCCCGCAGAGCCGTTTCTTCCATCTTGGAGCTGTTTTCTGCGTATGAGATTCACGCCACGTGGGCAACCGTGGGCTTTCTGTTTTGTTCGTCTCGGTGGCAGCTGCTGCAAAGTTTGCCGGAAAGGCGTCCCCAGTACAATCGTCGGAGATTGTCGCCCTATTTGTACATCGAGGAGGAGCTACTCGGTGCAGACGAACAGGACGATCCGTATCACTACGCTCCATCGTTGCTGAGACAGATTCTCTCTACACCACACCAGAGGATTGGCACGCATACGTTTTCTCATTACTACTGTCTAGAAGACGGGCAAACGCTTGCCGACTTTGACCAGGATCTCACCTGTGCGGTCAAGGTGGCAGCCGCATCCGGGGTGCACTTTGAGAGCATTGTTTTTCCACGCAATCAGTGCAATCCTGCTTACTTGTCTGTTTGCGCTGAACATGGAATCCAATCGTATCGGGGAAATCAGCCGCATTGGCTGTATGAAGCAGCCAGTGAACAAAACGAGTCCCTGTTGAAACGGGGACTGCGCTTAGTCGATGCTTATTGCAATGTGTCAGGACATAACTGTTACCATCCTGCTCAACTGGTTGGTCAGATGCCATGCAACATCCCCGCTAGCCGATTTCTGCGTCCGTATGGGAGGAAGCTGGCTCTGCTGGAACCGCTGCGCCAGAGAAGAATCATGAAGAGCATGGAGCACGCCGCCCGTCACGGCATGATCTATCACCTATGGTGGCATCCGCATAACTTTGGCAACCACCTGCAGGAGAATCTCGATCTCCTGCGGAGGATTCTTGACCATTATGCCCATATGTCCTCAGCATATGGGATGATCAGCATGAACATGGAAGAGGTGGTAGAGTACCTTCAGGCTAAGTCTTATCCTTTCAGTGATTCCAACCATTCGGCATAACAGGAATCGCAGAGCGGCTCATCGTGCTCCCCATCGTGTTCATAAAAGGTCACATAGCGCACACGTTCACTGTCATGATCACAGTAATAGCAGGTAACGGACATTGCTTTTCCACCTCCTGAAAAATGACGGTCCCGCTTCACCGGGATCTTTTTTGTGTAGTGTGTCCCGTAAAACAGATATGCCATCTGGTAACTTTAGGGTGAAGAGAGACTGACGCTTCTCTTCTTGCGTGGTTTGTATGGGCGGGTGGGTGCCGCACTTTTCCTTTGCCTTTCGATCTTGTACTATTAAGGAGTAGTTAAATGGTAAAAGTATCAGGTACTATTTACATGGAAGGGAATCGCTGCTATGCTCACTATCCAAAATCACTCCGACACCGCCCTATTCGTCCTGCATGAAATCTATGGCATCAATCGCCATATGGAGCATGTGTGCAAGACTTTATCCAACCATGGATTTGACGTGTTTTGCCCTAATCTGCTCAACAGGGATCAGCCCTTTGACTACTGTGAGGAAGAAGCTGCCTACCAGCATTTTGTTCATCAGGTCGGTTTTGAAGCAGCAGCAAGGAAAGTGCGCTCTGTCATCGACAGCAGTCGCTCACGATACCGAAGAGTTTTTATCATTGGTTACAGTGTGGGTGCGACGATTGCCTGGTTGTTGAGCGGGGAGACGCTGCTTTGCTCCGGGGTTGTCTGTTATTACGGCTCTCGTATCAGGGATTATCTGGAGATTCAGCCGATCACCCCTGTTCTGCTTTTCTTGCCGCAGCAGGAAAAGTCGTTTGACGTGGGTCAACTGCTCGCGAAGCTTCGGGACAAGGAAAACGTAACCCCCCATCAGCTGCCCGGACTGCATGGATGCTCTGATCCCTTCTCACCTCATTACAATCAAGACGCGTATCGTCAGTCGTTTGAGAAAATGCTGCTTTTTTTGAATTGAGCTGATTTCAGGAGGGATGGAACATGGAGAAAGTGGAATATATTCGTTCCTTATTTGTGGGCGAGGATCCTGTTTTGGCAGATGTGCTCCAGACGATCAAAGAAAAAAACATGCCGCAGATCTCTGTCGCTCCCGAGTGCGGGAAGCTGCTCACGATGCTCGTACGGATTTCCGGGGCGAAGCAGATCCTGGAGATCGGTGCGCTGGGAGGATACAGCGGCATTTGCCTGCTGCGCGGTACACAGCCCGACGGCCGTCTCACCTCATTGGAACTGGAGCCGGAGTATGCAGCATTGGCCGGGGGGAACCTGCGTCGGGCTGGCTTTGGCGAGCAGGTGACATATCTGTTGGGGGATGCATTGGACAGCCTGGCCCGGCTAAAACAAGAGCAAAAACGATTTGACTTCTTCTTCATTGACGCTGACAAAATAAACTACCCGCAATACCTGGAGTGGTCGATTCGCCTAGCGAATCCCGGCGCTTTGATTGTAGCCGACAACGTCCTCAGGAACGGACGGGTCATAGATGAGACCAATCAGGATCCGGCGATAGAAGCGCTGCGCACGTTTAACCAACAGTTAGCTGACCATCCTCGCCTCGAGTCGCTCTTGATCCCGATCGGTGACGGGCTGGCAGTAGCCCGGGTCGGATAACAGCTGCGGCGATCCATCAAAACGATCGAAGGTACAAGTAAACGACCGTTTCCCGTGTAGGGGAACGGTCGTTTCACTTAGACATTGACTCCTGCATAGACTGTGATAACAGTCGTAACAAGCCAGTGCTGCAGTTGGGAAAGACGTGTGTTTAGACTACGGGAGGGATCGTTTTGTCAGGAATCAGGGTAGCGATTGTGGGGGTTGGAAATTGTGCATCTTCATTAATACAAGGGATTGATCATTACAAAAAACGTCGCGATGGGGATCATGTGGGATTGATGCACACCTCCATTGGCGGCTATGCACCGTGGGACATAGAGGTTGTCACGGCCTTTGACGTAGATCGTCGCAAAGTGGGAAAACCGCTGCATGAGGCGATTTTCGCTCCGCCAAATTGTACAAAAATGATCGCGGAACATGTGGAGCCCTCATCCGTGGTCGTGAAAAAAGGGCGCCTGCTGGACGGGTTCTCTAGTCATCTGCAATCCTATCCGGAAGCAAGACGGTTTGTTCTGTCGGAACAGCAGGAGTGTGATGTGGTTTCTGAATTAAAGGAGAGTGGAGCAGAAATCCTGATCAACTTTTTGCCGGTAGGAAGTGTAGAGGCAGTGGAGTTTTATGCCGAATGCGCACTACAGGCAGGTGTTGCTTTTATTAATTGCATTCCCGTTTTTATCGGTTCCGACCCGGACTGGGTATCCAGATTTGCACGAGCCGGACTGCCCATCATTGGCGATGACATCAAATCGCAACTGGGCGCCACCATTGTGCACAGGGTGCTAACCCGATTGTGTCAAGAGCGAGGGGTGCGAATCGACCGCACCTATCAGCTAAATATTGGCGGCAATACCGACTTTCTCAACATGGTAAATCGCGAACGACTCTCGCTCAAGAAAACATCAAAAACCGAGGCGGTTCAATCCCAATTGCACACACCTCTCACAGAGGAGAACATCCACATCGGACCCAGCGATTACGTGCCGTGGCTCGGCGATAACAAGATCTGTTATTTGCGGATCGAGGGAACCACTTTTGGCGGAGCACGAATCGATCTAGATCTTCAGATGAAGGTGGACGATTCTCCCAACAGCGCAGGTGTGGTAATCGACGTGATACGCTGCTGCAAGCTGGCATTGGAGCGAGGCGTGTCAGGGGCCGTGCCCTCTGTTGCCGCTTATACGATGAAACATCCGCTTGTGCAGTATACGGATGAAGAGGCAAGGGATCGGATCGAGCAATTTATTGCAGGAAACCTGGAAAGATAACCAGATTGCCTCGTCCTATTTGAGGGCGGGGCATCTTGTTTTCTGGCTTAGAGAGGGACAAGCGCCGTTTCCGTCTGCAACAAGGATTCATATAGTGAAAATACAAATGGCGGTGCCTGTAAGACAGCACAATCGACTCCTCCCAGCAGACGCGGCAATCAATTGCACCATTCCACAAACTTTTGCTCCAGCTCCTTTACCAGGTCTTGGCAGGTATATTGTGAAAGAGATCGTTCCCTCGCCTGGCTGCTCATCTTTTGCCAAGCAGTAGGATTGTGCAGCAGCTCTATCACTGCGTTAGCGAACGTTTCATAAAATAGGGGATTATGGTCAGGCAAGGAGTATATCAATCTACCTGTCTCGCCATCTCGAACAGTTGTCGTAAGCGCCCCCTGACTAGTAGCTACAGTGGGGGTTCCGGCAGCTTGACACTCCATAGAGGCCAAACAGAACATTTCATAAGGTCCATCACAAGGGTAGATGTGGATCACACTCGTTTTTTGCTCTTCGATCAACTGCTGACGGGATATGTTCCCTAGGTAATTGACGCCATCCAATCCTTTAAATAAATCCCGGTATTGTTCGATCCCAGGATCAAATCCCCACAGACTGTAATCCATGGTGATGACCAGAGATGCGTCAGACACTTGTTGTTTGATGAGGGTGTAAATATGCGGCACATGCTGCAGTCCTCTCTCCGGAGCAGAACAAAAGATTAATTTGTTTTTCTGTTTTGGTCGTACTTCCTCGTACTCATCAGCGTCGATTCCCAGACGGGCTTCATAGATCTTGCTGCGATCGATATGAAAAATGTTCTTCATGATTCTGGTGTGGAATGGGCTAATGGTAATGATTTTATCGATATAGGGCATGTCTTTCTCAACCGTATTGTCACCAGGATCGATACACCAGTGAATCTTGCAGCATGCTTTGACGGGGGCAGGTACTGCACAGCGAAAACTGATAAATACATCCCAATGCTCTTCCAGATTCAACCCGGAGTAGTGGCGATACGCTACCCGGTTGTATACCCCTTCACGGGAAGTGCTGTTGTATACCGTCACGTCATGTCGTTTGGCCAGTTCGCGGGTGATCCTGATCAGTGCCAATTGGGATCCGCCAACTCCCTTTGTTTCCAGATCACAATCATTCCAATCAAAAGAGGAGTCGTAATAAAAGGCGATTTTCATAGATACCACTGTCCTTACGCATGTTTTAAGACAGTGTATGTGATAGGCCAGTACGAGTTGACTTCTCTAGCCGGGTGAGATACCGATGAGTGAAAAGCATCATTCTGAGACGTTCATAAGCGTGATCATCCCCACGTTAAACCACTCTGAATTACTAGAGATCTGCATCTCCAGCTTTTCGCAAACAGCAGCGCATGAACAATATGAACTGATTGTGGTGGATGACGGAAGCGAACAAGCGGAAAAAGAGAGAATCCGTCTGCTCTCATCCCAATACGACTGTACCTTGCTTGAACTGCCGATCCGCCAAAGCTATGCGAAAGCAGTCAATATGGGGCTGAGAGCGGCATCTGGCAACTACATTCTGCTTCTAAACAACGATGTGGCTTTTGAGCAATCCGACTGGTTGCGGCTGATGCTAAACACAGCACAGCAAGCGTGGAATATTGGCATCGTAGGATGCCGCCTGCTGTATCCCGACGGAACGATTCAACACGGCGGCGGTATTTTGTATCCGCAGAGGCACTACGATCACCTGCACAGGGGCAGACCGGGTGATGAGCCGGCTGCTTTGTTGACGTATGATGTCCCAGCTGTTACCGGTGCTCTCATGTTGATAAAAAAAGAGGTATTGGACGATATCGGCCTTCTCAGTGAAGACTACCTCCTCTCGTTTGAAGACGTAGACTTTTGTCTGCGGGCGAGACAATCGGGTTGGAGGGTTGTTTATTGCGGGCAGGCGGCCGCGATTCACGACGAAGGATCGACCAGAGGCAGCAGCAGGGAAAAAAAGCCGGATTCCTGGTACCAAGAGGAACTGCGATCCCTGATCACATTCTGGTCGCGATGGCAACATTACTCGTCGATCAGTCCTCTGCAATCTTGGACATTACTCTTTGCTCTAGATAAACAGCTTTCCTATCCCTCAGAACAGATCATGACGAAACTGATTTCCGGTTTGCGAGAACATGGATGCAGCATCCATCTGGAAAGCGTGAATCATCCCGATGACCTGCAGAAGCTCATAGAGCTGCAAAAATCCGTCATCCAAGGAGTGATTTTTACGAATTCGCCAGACATCTGCCGCCAAATCAAACCGCATCAGGTAGACCACATACCCTGTATTCCGATTGAGCCGTCACAGTGGAAACTGCGACATGATGCACAAGATCTATTTGAATGGATCAACAGGGCTTGCAAATATGTAAGAATGCCTAAAAAATCGTAGTTTCATAACCGTTTC contains these protein-coding regions:
- a CDS encoding CDP-alcohol phosphatidyltransferase family protein produces the protein MGNQYPTLAIDDERWLARRRQVQKPWDREEFWSFYVTRRLSIYVSWWLAQRTAVSPNSLTVAGILSGLTAAAFFMAGSATSVLLGCFFYQLAYLFDCLDGEVARFKGKTSSGGLWLDIGLNYALYISFFGIVYGLFHDAAGAYLLYVSLFAIFAEIMASDGSMLAFPQSNVTAQSVSSRKKSKWLDGVIFLLLTATGFQFGLFLFGLIWFAAGVKWPILVWTLYHLIIAVLRALYKIKLNLAYLK
- a CDS encoding NTP transferase domain-containing protein gives rise to the protein MKAVLMAAGMGTRVSKEIKSIPKCTVRVGEKTLIEHTISQLRRKEVKEIAVVVGYQANRLCDLLKGEGLHIYHNPFFDMTNSIASLWFAREFLHGDDFLLLNADLYMEERVLDEILADEASPVLFSDGTRRKEADYKLSYRDGVLQKHGKELDGDEVTGEYLGIAKICRPFLPLFKERMEQLINRQQHHLWWENVLYSFIGERDVYVEEIPPGLFWAEVDTLRDYERILEYANKLAKV
- a CDS encoding polysaccharide deacetylase family protein; protein product: MRRRELEQIEKRGILVISLDFELYWGIRDQWPLRSCQEMLIGARRAVSSILELFSAYEIHATWATVGFLFCSSRWQLLQSLPERRPQYNRRRLSPYLYIEEELLGADEQDDPYHYAPSLLRQILSTPHQRIGTHTFSHYYCLEDGQTLADFDQDLTCAVKVAAASGVHFESIVFPRNQCNPAYLSVCAEHGIQSYRGNQPHWLYEAASEQNESLLKRGLRLVDAYCNVSGHNCYHPAQLVGQMPCNIPASRFLRPYGRKLALLEPLRQRRIMKSMEHAARHGMIYHLWWHPHNFGNHLQENLDLLRRILDHYAHMSSAYGMISMNMEEVVEYLQAKSYPFSDSNHSA
- a CDS encoding dienelactone hydrolase family protein → MLTIQNHSDTALFVLHEIYGINRHMEHVCKTLSNHGFDVFCPNLLNRDQPFDYCEEEAAYQHFVHQVGFEAAARKVRSVIDSSRSRYRRVFIIGYSVGATIAWLLSGETLLCSGVVCYYGSRIRDYLEIQPITPVLLFLPQQEKSFDVGQLLAKLRDKENVTPHQLPGLHGCSDPFSPHYNQDAYRQSFEKMLLFLN
- a CDS encoding O-methyltransferase gives rise to the protein MEKVEYIRSLFVGEDPVLADVLQTIKEKNMPQISVAPECGKLLTMLVRISGAKQILEIGALGGYSGICLLRGTQPDGRLTSLELEPEYAALAGGNLRRAGFGEQVTYLLGDALDSLARLKQEQKRFDFFFIDADKINYPQYLEWSIRLANPGALIVADNVLRNGRVIDETNQDPAIEALRTFNQQLADHPRLESLLIPIGDGLAVARVG
- a CDS encoding inositol-3-phosphate synthase, translated to MSGIRVAIVGVGNCASSLIQGIDHYKKRRDGDHVGLMHTSIGGYAPWDIEVVTAFDVDRRKVGKPLHEAIFAPPNCTKMIAEHVEPSSVVVKKGRLLDGFSSHLQSYPEARRFVLSEQQECDVVSELKESGAEILINFLPVGSVEAVEFYAECALQAGVAFINCIPVFIGSDPDWVSRFARAGLPIIGDDIKSQLGATIVHRVLTRLCQERGVRIDRTYQLNIGGNTDFLNMVNRERLSLKKTSKTEAVQSQLHTPLTEENIHIGPSDYVPWLGDNKICYLRIEGTTFGGARIDLDLQMKVDDSPNSAGVVIDVIRCCKLALERGVSGAVPSVAAYTMKHPLVQYTDEEARDRIEQFIAGNLER
- a CDS encoding glycosyltransferase family 4 protein — translated: MKIAFYYDSSFDWNDCDLETKGVGGSQLALIRITRELAKRHDVTVYNSTSREGVYNRVAYRHYSGLNLEEHWDVFISFRCAVPAPVKACCKIHWCIDPGDNTVEKDMPYIDKIITISPFHTRIMKNIFHIDRSKIYEARLGIDADEYEEVRPKQKNKLIFCSAPERGLQHVPHIYTLIKQQVSDASLVITMDYSLWGFDPGIEQYRDLFKGLDGVNYLGNISRQQLIEEQKTSVIHIYPCDGPYEMFCLASMECQAAGTPTVATSQGALTTTVRDGETGRLIYSLPDHNPLFYETFANAVIELLHNPTAWQKMSSQARERSLSQYTCQDLVKELEQKFVEWCN
- a CDS encoding glycosyltransferase family 2 protein codes for the protein MSEKHHSETFISVIIPTLNHSELLEICISSFSQTAAHEQYELIVVDDGSEQAEKERIRLLSSQYDCTLLELPIRQSYAKAVNMGLRAASGNYILLLNNDVAFEQSDWLRLMLNTAQQAWNIGIVGCRLLYPDGTIQHGGGILYPQRHYDHLHRGRPGDEPAALLTYDVPAVTGALMLIKKEVLDDIGLLSEDYLLSFEDVDFCLRARQSGWRVVYCGQAAAIHDEGSTRGSSREKKPDSWYQEELRSLITFWSRWQHYSSISPLQSWTLLFALDKQLSYPSEQIMTKLISGLREHGCSIHLESVNHPDDLQKLIELQKSVIQGVIFTNSPDICRQIKPHQVDHIPCIPIEPSQWKLRHDAQDLFEWINRACKYVRMPKKS